From a region of the Babesia bovis T2Bo chromosome 1, whole genome shotgun sequence genome:
- a CDS encoding variant erythrocyte surface antigen-1 alpha subunit, protein MAPASAFTPKASLTDAPTNLKEAIDWVLRVTGRDGKALSDDECICGLAAAVTDLLQSVELEYHGYQGDVMNGSPDAADKTKTKGATQQQVKGHLNGLFSLVQGLGGTAVVRTYIDQLAQVLSALVGWSKIVKCWDKGKCKGTNGDSKPHGQSGSGGTGGKCQYLEDVKHENKCETCGCMKWEVPKPGEHSKGHHLGRGCTRCSDSSDQCQCSSSGDCSSGKECKCALAGKCCKCCCTNCRGRCKNGWGGEKECICKNAEDSYRSAYPGETYYKRTSYVESIKIENTPSWNNLQHLPPGSTINSTTITQRRHHCARILLGSVCLIWSGLTYMYWTGKWAKGSPRWNNHILDGTGLDDGTLSQWLQALGFPKAMLNNSGPQNRLDKVIWDGLSDKLLLGFAKPSGATGWDSEGNTARNPFAMNYAGLVHTIHRDSFNNDGAIVFPNGSSSSSNDIDQHKRGALFKLYILSCAYFTGLQNKAPPKADNKAPRTIREILYWLSALPYSQAYPMILKHGKHRLTEVLKKPDGSDSSTDNDQKQLKFHQTGRTAPITVHEFNLFAHFQAVTQYCPLVLIGIQGGLHSTNSSTPAIHSLYANTECHFTYPTVSIQAYNQVVHYIRALFYQLYFLRKQCAVKVTCGGKWRECRYGSGVIGKDVVSWMCLGCSPMEHDRKKRVEKVNGELGKVLPQGKSEEEDDEAIAKTLKTLLENIGEVVVQLGNAQEALERRKGIDGVKRALDRAKDGLQRAKENDGENVGTRLYGILEEKVDEGVEDKLKDNLTKVKDALNALTTNGGNGKLKDVVDKLGNDPSSAKDNISAAIHNVLEVLRALMKGLEAAGKNEEAKKKLGNHQEALLNATSKLKEICSIARCPGCNDHSKKCGQKPVPTTCNTCHQQYMDGFPSPLQAFLEDRLPGFSCDEVVNDDKDNPDYPPAASHLEHCNGSGQCCPLPMGFRGQFLKGGISDCTGKRLYGILYFFSNGDMMQSCVYTLVRVTAALSATTPQVLGDVFGFFRGGVGNPEQQEGQQKGTNANKCDHSKKLSDKKTDDYFCGWCASGLRDEVKKIEWIPFDSTPGGQYLSTVGKALRDIKGDKGSSGKQTGTTSLSTLTKDSEYLSPLTGELYTAVSATFGSTYLSWVLYLSDSLYWGLQSLASEFLQIECRGCRECDPNKCKKGHHGASSDGQCGCQSIVSCTGVLPVLYRHGFSYGNPFNLEGYQQKDKDKGDYSIQKAQSTKHCHQFLDSINAVIKTESTTPLTNLLSQVGKLQYDIRLPWIFVLTVAWLVAVLYLAFGAIWPLDWTHMRSHWLRGGEHQWQCMWYKVMTGRKGMALVEYFGKT, encoded by the exons atggcccCTGCAAGCgctttcacgccgaaggcgtcacTAACCGacgctcccaccaacctgaaggaggccattgactgggtcctgagggttactggtagggatggtaaggCACTGAGTGATGATG aatgtatatgtggcctggcggcggcagtgactgacctactgcagtcagtagaactggagtaccatg gctatcaaggtgatgtTATGAATGGTAGTCCTGACGCTGCTGACAAAACCAAAACCAAAGGCGCCACTCAACAGCAAGTCAAAGGCCACCTTAATGGACTCttctccctagtccagggactaggtggcactgcagtggtacggacctatatagaccagctggcacaggtactcagtgcactcgttgggtggagtaagatagtgAAGTGTTGGGACAAGGGCAAGTGCAAGGGGACTAATGGCGATAGCAAACCGCACGGCCAAAGTGGCAGTGGTGGCACTGGTGGCAAGTGCCAATATTTAGAGGATGTAAAGCATGAGAACAAGTGTGAGAcgtgtgggtgtatgaaatgggaagTGCCCAAGCCGGGTGAACACAGTAAAGGACACCATCTGGGCAGggggtgtacaaggtgtagtgatagtAGTGATCAGTGTCagtgtagtagtagtggtgATTGTAGTTCTGGCAAGGAGTGTAAATGCGCTttagcaggcaaatgctgcaagtgttgttgtacgaATTGTAGGGGGAGGTGTAAGAATGGTTGGGGTGGAGAAaaagaatgtatatgtaaaaACGCAGAGGACAGCTATCGATCGGCATACCCAGGAGAAACATATTATAAGAGAACATCATACGTTGAATCAATAAAAATAGAAAACACACCATCGTGGAACAATCTACAGCACTTACCACCTGGTAGTACTATCAATAGTACTACTATTACTCAACGCCGTCACCACTGTGCCCGGATCCTACTAGGCTCAGTATGCCTCATATGGAGTGGACTcacttatatgtattggactggTAAGTGGGCCAAGGGTAGTCCCCGTTGGAACAACCATATCCTGGATGGTACGGGTCTAGATGACGGTACCCtgtcccaatggctacaggccttAGGGTTCCCTAAAGCAATGCTTAATAATAGTGGGCCACAGAATCGACTTGATaaggtcatatgggatggaCTTAGTGATAAGTTGCTTCTAGGGTTTGCTAAGCCTAGTGGCGCCACTGGCTGGGACAGTGAGGGTAATACAGCAAGGAATCCATTCGCTATGAACTATGCCGGTTTGGTACATACTAtacatagggattcattcaacaatGATGGTGCTATTGTGTTCCCTAATGGCTCTTCCTCAAGTAGTAATGACATTGACCAGCACAAACGAGGTGCTctcttcaagctctatattctatcatgtgctTACTTTACAGGGTTACAGAACAAAGCTCCGCCGAAGGCGGACAATAAAGCTCCCCGTACTATCCGGGaaatcctctactggctaagtgcattgccctatagtcaggcatatCCAATGATATTGAAGCATGGTAAGCATAGACTAACCGAGGTACTCAAAAAACCCGATGGGAGTGACTCTAGTACTGACAATGACCAGAAACAACTGAAGTTTCACCAGACAGGCCGCACAGCACCCATTACCGTtcatgaattcaacctgtttgcccacttccaagcggtgactcagtactgcccactggtgctcataggtatccagggtggactACACAGCACTAACAGCAGTACTCCTGCCATTCATTCCCTCTATGCCAACACTGAATGCcacttcacctatcccactgtgtccatccaagcatacaaccaagtggtccactacattagggctctattctaccagttatacttccttaggaagcaatgtgcagttaaAGTCACTTGTGGAGggaaatggcgtgagtgtaggtatggcagTGGAGTGATTGGGAAGGATGTagttagctggatgtgcctggggtgtagccccatggagcatgataggaaaaagAGGGTTGAGAAGGTAAATGGGGAGTTGGGGAAAGTATTGCCCCAGGGGAAATCAgaggaagaagatgatgaagcTATTGCAAAGACTTTGAAAACATTATTGGAGAATATCGGAGAAGTAGTGGTgcaattgggtaatgcacaggaggcattggaaagGAGGAAGGGAATAGATGGGGTGAAGCGGGCACTAGATAGGGCTAAGGATGGACTACAGAGGGCTAAAGAGAATGATGGGGAAAACGTGGGAACTAGGTTATATGGGATACTAGAGGAGAAGGTGGATGAAGGGGTGGAGGATAAGCTGAAGGATAATCTAACAAAGGTTAAGGATGCACTAAACGCATTGACGACGAATGGTGGTAATGGAAAACTGAAGGATGTAGTGGATAAACTAGGTAACGATCCCAGCAGTGCTAAGGATAATATAAGTGCTGCTATCCATAACGTACTAGAAGTACTGAGGGCACTAATGAAAGGACTTGAAGCAGCAGGAAAAAATGAAGAGGCAAAGAAGAAACTGGGTAACCATCAAGAAGCACTGCTCAATGCCACAAGCAAACTCAAAGAGATATGCAGCATCGCCAGGTGCCCAGGATGTAACGACCATTCCAAGAAGTGTGGCCAAAAGCCAGTGCCCACCACCTGTAATACctgccaccaacaatacatggacggctttccctcccccctccaggcattcctcgaggatagGCTAccaggttttagttgtgacGAAGTGGTGAACGATGACAAGGACAATCCAGATTATCCAcccgctgcatcccacctagaacactgtaatggctcaggccagtgctgcccactgccaatgggtttcagGGGGCAGTTCCTCAAGGGAGGCATCAGTGATTGTACCGGCAAACGCCTTTACggcatcctctacttcttcagtaacggggacatgatgcagtcgtgtgtttatacactagtgagggtcACAGCCgcactcagtgctacgacaccacaggtattgggtgatgtctttgggttctttagagGTGGTGTGGGAAATCCAGAGCAACAGGAGGGGCAACAGAAGGGGACAAATGCCAACAAATGTGACCACAGTAAGAAGCTGTCTGATAAAAAAACTGATgactacttttgcggctggtgtgcctcagggttacgggatgaagtaaagaagatagagtggataccattTGACAGTACTCCAGGTGGACAATACCTGAGCACTGTCGGTAAAGCGCTCAGAGATATTAAGGGGGATAAGGGCAGTAGTGGCAAACAGACAGGCACTACTTCCCTCTCGACCCTGACCAAGGATTCTGAGTACCTttcccccctaaccggtgagcTTTATACAGCGGTGAGTGCTACGTTCGGCAgcacatacctctcatgggtactatacctATCAGATTCCCTATACTGGGGATTACAGTCACTTGCCAGTGAGTTCCTtcagattgaatgccgtggTTGTAGAGAGTGTGAtcccaataagtgcaagaagggacATCATGGAGCAAGTAGTGAtggacagtgtggatgccaatcgATCGTctcatgtaccggggtactgccggtATTGTACAGACATGGCTTTAGctatggtaacccattcaatctggaggggtaccagcaGAAGGATAAGGACAAGGGGGATTATAGTATACAGAAGGCACAGAGTACTAAGCATTGTCATCAGTTCTTGGACAGTATCAATGCAGTGATCAAGACagagagtaccactcccctcaccaacctcctctcccaggtcggcaaactccaatacgacatacggctcccctggatctttgttctcacggtAGCttggctagtagcggtactgtacctggcctttggagccatatggccactggactggacacatatgaggtcgcattggttacggggtggagaacaccagtggcaatgcatgtggtataaggtgatgacgggacgcaaaggaatggcactggtggagtattttggtaagacatag